A stretch of DNA from Streptomyces venezuelae:
GGTCCGGGTGGTGGTGCCCTCGGCCGGCTGCTCCGCCGACTCCGCGGACTGGGCCCGGCGGGCCCCGTACCGCCGGTGCACGGCCTGCTTGGTCACCCCGAGCGCGGAGCCGACCGCGTCCCACGAGAACCCGAGTGAGCGGTCGAAGTCCACCGCGGCGGTGACCAGCGTCTCGACGCTGTCCCGCAGTTCCTGCGCGAGGCGGACGGTCGGCGCGGGCGCCCGGCCGTAGACGACGAAGCCCGTGGAGGGACCGGAGCGGCGCGGGCGGTAGACGTTGCCGAGCTGGGCGGTGAGCGTACGCAGAGCATCCACCTGCCGGCGGACCCGCTCGATGTCCCGCACCAACAGGTGCAGACTGGCCCGCGCTTGGGCGTCGTGGGTGGCGTGGTCGGCCATGAACAAGCCTCTCGAACCGGTGCTGAAGAGCGGATCGGGCCGCACACCGTTCAGAACGCGGCCCGTTTCGGTCAATCTCTCTTGACCAACGCTCCATACGGCCCGGAAGTCACGCACGGGGGGCGTGTCGGCATATGCGTGAGGCGCGCGGATGTGCGTACGCCCCCTCAACCGCCGCCGCATAGACTGGTGTGCTGCTGACAGCCGCAGCCGCAACAGCACCGAGATAGCGAGGTAGGAATCCAGTGAAGCTCGTCTTCGCAGGCACCCCCGAGGTCGCCGTGCCCGCCCTGGACGCCCTGATCGCTTCCGGGCGGCACGAGGTGGCCGCCGTCGTCACCCGCCCCGACGCACCCGCCGGCCGCGGCCGGCGCCTGGTCGCCAGCCCCGTCGCCGAGCGCGCCGAGGAAGCCGGCATCGAGGTGCTCAAGCCGCTCCGGCCGAAGGACCCCGAGTTCCAGGCCCGGCTGCGCGAGATCGCCCCGGACTGCTGCCCGGTCGTCGCCTACGGTGCCCTGCTCCCCAAGAGCGCCCTGGACATCCCGGCCCGCGGCTGGGTCAACCTGCACTTCTCGCTGCTGCCCGCCTGGCGCGGCGCGGCCCCCGTCCAGCACGCGATCCTGGCCGGCGACCAGGTGACCGGTGCCTCCACCTTCCAGATCGAGGAAGGCCTGGACTCCGGCCCGGTCTTCGGGGTGCTCACCGAGGAAGTCCGGCCCACCGACACCAGCGGCGACCTCCTCACCCGGCTGGCCTTCGCCGGGGCCGGGCTGCTCGCCGCCACCATGGACGGCATCGAGGACGGCACCCTGCGGGCCGTCCCGCAGTCCCCCGAGGGCCTCTCCCAGGCCCCGAAGATCACCGTCGAGATGGCCCGGGTCGACTGGACGGCCCCGGCCCTGCGCGCCGACCGGGTGGTCCGCGGCTGCACCCCGGCGCCCGGCGCATGGACGCTCTTCCGCGGGGAGCGGCTCAAGCTGATCTCGGTGGGCCTGGTGGCCGACCGGACCGACCTGGCCCCCGGCGAGCTCGGCGTCGCCAAGAACAACGTGTACGTCGGCACCGGCTCGCACGCCGTGGAGCTGCTCTGGGTGCAGCCGCAGGGCAAGAAGCCGATGCGCGGCGCCGACTGGGCCCGCGGCGTACGGATCGCCGCCGGCGAGCGGCTGGCCTGACCCCGCGCACCCCGGCCCGTACGCTGGTCGGACAGCCCCACCGTTTCTCCTCCTCGTACCTCCGGAGCACCTTTCACGTGAGCGATCAGCCCCGTCGCCCCGCCAAGCCGCACCGCCGTCCGAAGAAGGACCCCGTCCGGATCCTTGCCTTCGAGGTGCTGCGGGCGGTGGACGAGCGTGACGCGTACGCCAACCTCGTGCTGCCGCCGCTGCTGCGCAAGGCCCGCCAGAACGCCGACTTCGAGACGCGGGACGCGGCGCTGGCCACCGAGCTGGTCTACGGGACGCTGCGCCGCCAGGGCACCTACGACGCGATCATCTCGGCCTGTATCGACCGGCCGCTACGCGAGGTGGACCCGCCGGTGCTGGACGTGCTGTCGCTCGGCGCCCACCAGCTCCTCGGCACCCGCATCCCGCCCCACGCGGCCGTCTCGGCCACCGTGGAGCTGGCGCGGGTGGTGCTGGGCGACGGCCGGGCCAAGTTCGTGAACGCGGTGCTCCGCAAGATCTCCGCGCACGATCTGGACGGCTGGCTGGAGCAGGTGGCCCCGCCGTACGAGGACGACGCCGAGCAGCACCTCGCGGTGATGCACTCGCACCCGCGCTGGGTGGTCTCCGCGCTGTGGGACGCGCTCGGCGGGGGCCGCGCCGGCATCGAGGACCTGCTGGAGGCCGACAACGAGCGGCCGGAGGTCACCCTGGTGGCCCGGCCCGGCCGGTCCACCCCGGCCGAGCTGCTCGAGGTGGCCGGCGCGGACTCCGCGCTGCCGGGCCGCTGGTCCCCGTACGCCGTACGGCTCGCGGAGGGTGGTGAACCCGGCGCACTGGAACCGGTCCGCGAGGGTCGCGCGGGCGTGCAGGACGAGGGCAGCCAGCTGGTGGCCATCGCCCTTGCGAACGCCCCCGTGGAGGGCTCGGACGCGCGCTGGCTGGACGCCTGCGCCGGCCCCGGCGGCAAGGCCGCCCTGCTGGGCGCGCTGGCCGCGGAGCGGGGCGCCTTCCTGCTGGCCTCGGAGCGGCAGCCGCACCGGGCCCGGCTGGTGGAGCGGGCACTGGCCGGCAATCCCGGTCCGTACCAGGTCATTACGGCGGACGGCACCCGGCCGCCGTGGCTGCCGGGCTCCTTCGACCGCGTCCTGGTGGACGTCCCGTGCACCGGCCTGGGTGCGCTGCGGCGCCGCCCGGAGGCCCGGTGGCGGCGCCGCCCGGAGGACCTGGAGGGCTTCGGGCCGCTCCAGCGGTCGCTGCTGCGCGAGGCGCTGGCGGCCGTCCGGGTCGGCGGCGTGGTGGGCTACGCGACCTGCTCCCCGCATCTGGCGGAGACCCGGGCCGTGGTGGAGGACGTCCTCAAGGGCCGGGGCGCGGGCGCCGGGCCGGTGTCCGCCGAGCCGGTCGACGCCCGTCCGCTGCTGCCGGGCGTACCGGCGCTCGGTGACGGCCCGGACATCCAGCTCTGGCCGCACCTGCACGGCACGGACGCCATGTACCTGGCCCTGCTGCGCCGCACCGCGTAGCGGGTTCCTCCGGAGGGGTGCCGGGCCGGGTACGCGAACGCAACGGCGTAACCGGCCGCCCGGCCGCCGCGGGGCCCTGCGGGAGATTCGGGGTCGGGACCGGAGGCGGGCGCGGGCATGGCAGGCTTGGGGCATGGCCGTTCAGATCAATCCCAGCATCCTGTCCGCGGACTTCTCCCGACTCGCCGACGAGGCGAAGGCGGTGGAGGGGGCCGACTGGCTGCACGTCGACGTCATGGACAACCACTTCGTCCCGAACCTCACGCTCGGGATGCCGATCGTGGAGTCCCTCAGCCGCGCCACGGACATCCCGCTGGACCTGCATCTGATGATCGCGGACCCCGACCGCTGGGCCCCGCAGTACGTGGAGGCCGGTGCCGGGTCCGTCACCTTCCACGCCGAGGCCGCCGGGGCACCGGTCCGGCTGGCGCGGGAGATCCGGGCCAAGGGTGCGCGGGCCTCGATGGCCCTGAAGCCGGCCACCCCCGTCGAGCAGTACGAGGACATCCTTCCCGAGCTCGACATGCTGCTCATCATGACGGTGGAGCCCGGCTTCGGCGGGCAGCCGTTCCTGGACGTGATGCTGCCGAAGATCCGCCGGACCCGGGAGCTGATCGCCAAGCACGGGCTGGAGCTCTGGCTGCAGGTGGACGGCGGCGTGTCGGCGTCCACCATCGAACGCTGTGCGGAGGCCGGAGCGGATGTGTTCGTCGCCGGCAGCGCGGTCTACGGCGCGGTCGATCCGGCCGCCGCGGTGCGCACCCTGCGCGAGCAGGCGGGTGCCGCGATCGCCGCGGCTCCCTGGGCGTGTGACCACTGAAACAAGCATTGGTGAACGGCTCGGTGAACGTCGGCCGTCTGCCCTGATCAACGGCCGCCGGATCTGACAGGATGAACGGCGAGTCGAGAGTGTGAACAGCAGTGAGGAGAACGCGGTGTCTGCAATGTCGGCGGGACGGTCAGCCCTGCGGATGGGACCCGCGGAGCTGGTGCAGGCGGCGGCCATGGCCCGCCGCTTCTACCTCGAGGGCAAATCCAAGATCCAGATCGCCGAGGAGTTCGGCGTGAGCCGCTTCAAGGTGGCCAGGGTCCTGGAGACCGCCCTGGAGCGGGACCTCGTGCGCATCGAGATCCGGGTGCCGGCCGAGCTGGACGCGGAGCGCTCGGACGCCCTGCGCGCCCGCTACGGGCTGCGGCACGCCGTGGTCGTCGAATCGCCCGCCGAGGTCACGGAGGACGCACCCGACCCGGAGAACCTGGGCGCGGTGGCGGCGGACCTCCTCGGCGAGCTGGTCAACGAAGGCGATGTGCTGGGCCTGGCCTGGGGCCGCTCGACCATCCACATGGCGGCGGCCCTGCACCGGCTGCCCCAGTGCACCGTGGTCCAGCTGACCGGGGTGTACGACGCCGGGACCGCGGAGCGCGGGTCGGTGGAGGCGGTGCGCCGGGCCGCCCAGGTGTCGGGCGGGGACGCGCACCCGATCTACGCGCCGATGCTGCTGCCCGATCCGGCGACGGCGGCGGCCCTGCGCAGCCAGACCGGGATCGCGCGGGCCTTCGAGTACTTCGACAAGGTGACGGTGGCCGCGGTGTCCATCGGCTCCTGGGAGCCGGGCATCTCCACCGTGCACGACATGCTCTCCGACGAGGAGCGGGCGCACTACGCCTCGCTCGGTGTCGCCGCGGAGATGTCTGCGCACCTGTTCGACGCGGAGGGCCGACGGGTCGGCCGGGACCTCGGCGAGCGGTGCATCACCGTCGAGGCGGACCGGCTGCGGCGGATCCCGGAGGTGGTGGCGATCGCCGGCGGGCTGCGGAAGGCCTCGGCGATCGGGGCGGTCCTCCGGTCCGGTCTGGTGACCAGCCTGGTCACGGACACGGCCGCGGCGGACTATCTGCTGACCGAGTCGGAGCCGGGGCTCCGGCCGGCGCTGGACCGGGCGGACCCGGACCAGTAGGCACGACTGGCTACGGCTGGGACGACTGGTACGGCGATTCGCTGTCGAATCGGATATTTGGCACTATCGGCCCATGATCTTCCGGAGTGTGCCCCGACGGCTGCTGCGCGGGTGGGGGGCCGTCCTGCTGTGCCTGGTCGTGGCCGCCGGTGCGGCGGCCGGCTGCGCCGGCACCGGGACGGGCACCCCGACGACCGCGCCGAGTGCGTCGGCCCCCGCGCCGCCCGGCTGGGCCGCGGGGATGCGGACCGTCCGGGCGGACCGGCTGCCGAAGGAGGCCCGGGACACCCTCGTGCTGATCGACCGGGGCGGTCCCTATCCGTACCGGCAGGACGGGACGGTCTTCGGCAACTTCGAGAAGCTGCTGCCCCGGCAGAAGCGCGGCTACTACCACGAGTTCACGGTGAAGACCCCGGGGGAGCGGGACCGGGGGGCCCGGCGGCTCGTGACGGGCCAGGGCGGGGAGTTCTACTACACGGACGACCACTACCAGAGCTTCAAGGCGGTTCTGAGATGACCCTGGACCCGCGGCCGGCCGGCTGGGCGACCCTGCGGCTCGATCTGGACGGCGTACGGAGCAAGGCCGGGCTGATGGATGCCTGTGCGGAGGCGTTTGCGCTGCCGAGGTGGTTCGGGCGGAACTGGGACGCGCTGGCGGACTGCCTGATCGACCTGTCCTGGCTGCCGGACGTGCCGGGGCGGGTGGTGGTGGTGAGCTCGTGGCGGGGCTTTGCCAGGGCCCGGCCGGGGGACTGGGAGACGTTGCGGGAGGTGCTGGAGGAGGCGGTGGGGTACTGGCGGGAGGCGGCGGCGCCGCTGGAGGTGTTGTTGGCTGATGCGCCGGCGGGGCCCGAGCCCGAGCCGGGCCCGGAGGGGTAGGGGGGCGGGGGTCCGCTGCGCGGGGCCGTTCCCCCACCCCGCCCCTTCCCGAAACCGGGGCTCCGCCCCGGGCCCCGCCGCGGGCTCCCGCGTCCCGCGGGGCGGGTGTCAGGGCTTGGGGATCCAGGGTGGGGTCTGGCCCCAGGTCCA
This window harbors:
- the fmt gene encoding methionyl-tRNA formyltransferase, whose translation is MKLVFAGTPEVAVPALDALIASGRHEVAAVVTRPDAPAGRGRRLVASPVAERAEEAGIEVLKPLRPKDPEFQARLREIAPDCCPVVAYGALLPKSALDIPARGWVNLHFSLLPAWRGAAPVQHAILAGDQVTGASTFQIEEGLDSGPVFGVLTEEVRPTDTSGDLLTRLAFAGAGLLAATMDGIEDGTLRAVPQSPEGLSQAPKITVEMARVDWTAPALRADRVVRGCTPAPGAWTLFRGERLKLISVGLVADRTDLAPGELGVAKNNVYVGTGSHAVELLWVQPQGKKPMRGADWARGVRIAAGERLA
- a CDS encoding RsmB/NOP family class I SAM-dependent RNA methyltransferase, translated to MSDQPRRPAKPHRRPKKDPVRILAFEVLRAVDERDAYANLVLPPLLRKARQNADFETRDAALATELVYGTLRRQGTYDAIISACIDRPLREVDPPVLDVLSLGAHQLLGTRIPPHAAVSATVELARVVLGDGRAKFVNAVLRKISAHDLDGWLEQVAPPYEDDAEQHLAVMHSHPRWVVSALWDALGGGRAGIEDLLEADNERPEVTLVARPGRSTPAELLEVAGADSALPGRWSPYAVRLAEGGEPGALEPVREGRAGVQDEGSQLVAIALANAPVEGSDARWLDACAGPGGKAALLGALAAERGAFLLASERQPHRARLVERALAGNPGPYQVITADGTRPPWLPGSFDRVLVDVPCTGLGALRRRPEARWRRRPEDLEGFGPLQRSLLREALAAVRVGGVVGYATCSPHLAETRAVVEDVLKGRGAGAGPVSAEPVDARPLLPGVPALGDGPDIQLWPHLHGTDAMYLALLRRTA
- the rpe gene encoding ribulose-phosphate 3-epimerase, producing the protein MAVQINPSILSADFSRLADEAKAVEGADWLHVDVMDNHFVPNLTLGMPIVESLSRATDIPLDLHLMIADPDRWAPQYVEAGAGSVTFHAEAAGAPVRLAREIRAKGARASMALKPATPVEQYEDILPELDMLLIMTVEPGFGGQPFLDVMLPKIRRTRELIAKHGLELWLQVDGGVSASTIERCAEAGADVFVAGSAVYGAVDPAAAVRTLREQAGAAIAAAPWACDH
- a CDS encoding sugar-binding transcriptional regulator, giving the protein MSAGRSALRMGPAELVQAAAMARRFYLEGKSKIQIAEEFGVSRFKVARVLETALERDLVRIEIRVPAELDAERSDALRARYGLRHAVVVESPAEVTEDAPDPENLGAVAADLLGELVNEGDVLGLAWGRSTIHMAAALHRLPQCTVVQLTGVYDAGTAERGSVEAVRRAAQVSGGDAHPIYAPMLLPDPATAAALRSQTGIARAFEYFDKVTVAAVSIGSWEPGISTVHDMLSDEERAHYASLGVAAEMSAHLFDAEGRRVGRDLGERCITVEADRLRRIPEVVAIAGGLRKASAIGAVLRSGLVTSLVTDTAAADYLLTESEPGLRPALDRADPDQ
- a CDS encoding ribonuclease domain-containing protein, producing the protein MIFRSVPRRLLRGWGAVLLCLVVAAGAAAGCAGTGTGTPTTAPSASAPAPPGWAAGMRTVRADRLPKEARDTLVLIDRGGPYPYRQDGTVFGNFEKLLPRQKRGYYHEFTVKTPGERDRGARRLVTGQGGEFYYTDDHYQSFKAVLR
- a CDS encoding barstar family protein, producing the protein MTLDPRPAGWATLRLDLDGVRSKAGLMDACAEAFALPRWFGRNWDALADCLIDLSWLPDVPGRVVVVSSWRGFARARPGDWETLREVLEEAVGYWREAAAPLEVLLADAPAGPEPEPGPEG